The Nocardioides panzhihuensis genome has a segment encoding these proteins:
- a CDS encoding YigZ family protein codes for MGSEREMHYLTIGRDGAAEIEEKRSRFLCTLARVEDEAEARVVVERLRKQHWDARHTCSAVRIGPPPQPVERSNDDGEPAGTAGAPMLEVLRGAGVSDTVAVVTRWFGGTLLGAGGLVRAYSDAVRTALDEVGTLRRELVREYRIEVAYDAAGRLETDLRSAGVSVLETSYDAAVTLRIGAPPAEEKRIETLLAEVTAGASVLVPGEDQWADVR; via the coding sequence ATGGGCTCTGAGCGTGAGATGCACTACCTGACCATCGGCCGCGACGGCGCCGCCGAGATCGAGGAGAAGCGATCCCGCTTCCTGTGCACGCTCGCCCGGGTCGAGGACGAGGCGGAGGCGCGGGTAGTTGTCGAGCGGCTGCGCAAGCAGCACTGGGATGCCCGCCACACCTGCTCGGCCGTCAGGATCGGCCCACCGCCACAGCCGGTCGAGCGGTCCAACGACGACGGCGAGCCGGCCGGCACCGCGGGGGCGCCGATGCTCGAGGTGCTCCGCGGTGCGGGCGTCTCGGACACGGTCGCTGTGGTCACCCGCTGGTTCGGCGGGACACTGCTCGGCGCGGGCGGCCTCGTCCGGGCCTACTCAGACGCCGTCCGCACCGCGCTCGACGAGGTCGGCACGCTGAGGCGAGAGCTGGTCCGGGAGTATCGGATCGAGGTCGCGTACGACGCCGCCGGCCGTCTCGAGACAGACCTGCGATCGGCGGGGGTGTCGGTCCTCGAGACCTCCTATGACGCGGCCGTGACGCTGCGGATCGGAGCCCCTCCTGCGGAGGAGAAACGCATCGAGACGCTCCTCGCCGAGGTCACTGCCGGCGCGTCTGTGCTGGTCCCGGGCGAGGACCAGTGGGCCGACGTCCGCTGA
- a CDS encoding vWA domain-containing protein encodes MSRYKKYAGGDPLAPPVDIAEALDAIGEDVMSGYSPERAMREFLRRGGEDKRGLDDLARQVAERRRELLQRHNLDGTLEQVRELLDKAVLEERKQLARDVTMDDGDRAFREMQIDNLSPNTAAAVSELSSYDWTSREAREAYEEIKDLLGRELLDQRFKGMKQALEGATDEDREAIAEMLRDLNELLDKHNRDDDTPEDFAEFMAKHGQHFPENPQNIDELLDTLAQRSAAAQRMLNSMSAEQRRELMELSQQAFGSPALMEQMAQLDANLQAARPGEDWGGSEEFGGGEGLGLGDGTGVLQDIAELDQLSEQLQQSYAGSRLDDIDLDALSRQLGDQAAVDARTLQELEQALRDSGQLERGSDGDLRLTPKAMRQLGKALLRDVAQRLSGRQGERDLQRAGAAGDLSGSSRPWAFGDTEPWDVPRTITNAVIRETTERGRRSSLLVPPGRARESAAGRQQVGEGRRGPGVRLTVDDIEVQETEARTQAAVALLVDTSFSMAMDGRWVPMKRTALALHTLIKSRFRNDDLQLISFGRYAQTMEIEKLTALDAIWDKGTNLHHALLLANRHFRKHPGAQPVLLIVTDGEPTAHLEPGGEVWFSYPPHPVTIARSVEELENSRRLGAQTTFFRLGDDPGLARFIDSMARRVEGRVVAPELDDLGAAVVGSYLGDRTARRTSNSYGGPTGGAFGGRGWWAG; translated from the coding sequence ATGAGCCGCTACAAGAAGTACGCCGGGGGTGACCCGCTCGCTCCGCCGGTCGACATCGCCGAGGCGCTCGACGCGATCGGCGAGGACGTGATGTCCGGCTACTCGCCCGAGCGGGCGATGCGGGAGTTCCTGCGGCGCGGGGGAGAGGACAAGCGCGGCCTCGACGATCTCGCTCGGCAGGTCGCCGAGCGTCGTCGTGAGCTGCTGCAGCGCCACAACCTGGACGGCACGCTCGAGCAGGTGCGCGAGCTGCTGGACAAGGCGGTCCTCGAGGAGCGCAAGCAGCTGGCCCGCGACGTCACGATGGACGACGGCGACCGCGCGTTTCGGGAGATGCAGATCGACAACCTCTCGCCGAACACCGCCGCCGCGGTCAGCGAGCTCTCCTCCTACGACTGGACCTCACGCGAGGCCCGCGAGGCCTACGAGGAGATCAAGGACCTGCTCGGCCGCGAGCTCCTCGACCAGCGGTTCAAGGGCATGAAGCAGGCCCTCGAGGGAGCCACCGACGAGGACCGCGAGGCGATCGCGGAGATGCTGCGCGATCTCAACGAGCTGCTCGACAAGCACAATCGCGACGACGACACCCCTGAAGACTTCGCAGAGTTCATGGCCAAGCACGGCCAGCACTTCCCCGAGAACCCGCAGAACATCGACGAGCTGCTCGACACCCTCGCGCAGCGCTCGGCGGCCGCTCAGCGGATGCTCAACTCGATGTCGGCCGAGCAGCGACGCGAGCTCATGGAGCTCTCCCAGCAGGCCTTCGGATCGCCCGCGCTGATGGAGCAGATGGCACAGCTCGACGCCAATCTGCAGGCCGCGCGCCCCGGGGAGGACTGGGGAGGCTCCGAGGAGTTCGGCGGCGGCGAAGGGCTCGGCCTCGGCGACGGCACCGGAGTCCTTCAGGACATCGCCGAGCTCGACCAGCTCTCCGAGCAGCTCCAGCAGTCCTACGCCGGCTCGCGGCTCGACGACATCGACCTCGACGCCCTCTCCCGACAGCTCGGTGACCAGGCCGCGGTCGACGCCCGCACTCTGCAGGAGCTCGAGCAGGCGCTGCGCGACTCCGGCCAGCTCGAACGCGGCTCCGACGGCGACCTCCGGCTCACGCCGAAGGCGATGCGCCAGCTCGGCAAGGCCCTGCTCCGCGACGTCGCCCAGCGGCTCTCCGGACGCCAGGGCGAACGCGACCTGCAGCGCGCCGGCGCCGCGGGCGACCTCTCCGGCTCGTCGCGTCCCTGGGCCTTCGGCGACACCGAGCCCTGGGACGTGCCCCGCACCATCACGAACGCCGTCATCCGGGAGACGACTGAGCGAGGTCGGAGGTCGAGCTTGCTCGTGCCTCCGGGCCGAGCGAGGGAGTCAGCTGCCGGCAGGCAGCAGGTCGGCGAGGGCCGCCGCGGCCCCGGAGTGCGGCTGACCGTCGACGACATCGAGGTCCAGGAGACAGAGGCCCGTACGCAGGCAGCGGTCGCCCTCCTGGTCGACACCAGCTTCTCGATGGCCATGGATGGCCGTTGGGTGCCGATGAAGCGCACCGCGCTGGCGCTGCACACCCTGATCAAGAGCCGTTTCCGCAACGACGACCTGCAGCTGATCTCGTTCGGTCGCTATGCCCAGACGATGGAGATCGAGAAGCTGACCGCCCTCGACGCCATCTGGGACAAGGGCACCAACCTGCACCACGCGCTGCTGCTGGCCAACCGCCACTTCCGCAAGCATCCGGGCGCCCAGCCGGTCCTCCTGATCGTGACCGACGGAGAACCCACCGCTCACCTGGAGCCGGGCGGCGAGGTCTGGTTCTCCTACCCGCCCCACCCGGTCACGATCGCGAGGTCCGTCGAGGAGCTGGAGAACTCGCGCCGCCTCGGCGCCCAGACGACCTTCTTCCGCCTCGGCGACGACCCCGGCCTGGCTCGGTTCATCGACTCCATGGCCCGGCGCGTCGAGGGGCGCGTCGTCGCGCCCGAGCTGGACGACCTCGGCGCCGCAGTGGTCGGCTCCTATCTCGGCGACCGGACGGCGCGGCGTACGTCGAACTCATACGGCGGTCCTACCGGTGGTGCCTTCGGCGGCCGCGGCTGGTGGGCCGGCTGA
- a CDS encoding AAA family ATPase gives MTAAPTISTLGQLRASGHVFKSLRQEIRDNLLAKLAAGEDPWPGLHGLEDTVIPQLERALIAGHDVVLLGERGQGKTRLLRTLVGLLDEWTPVIEGSELGEHPYEPVSVGSQRLAATAGDALPIAWKHRSERYSEKLATPDTSVADLIGDVDPMKVAEGRSLGDPETIHFGLIPRSHRGIVAINELPDLAERIQVAMLNVMEERDIQIRGYVLRLPLDLLVVASANPEDYTNRGRIITPLKDRFGAEIRTHYPRELEAEMAVIRQEAALVADVPDHLLEILAVFTRHLRGSSAIDQRSGVSARFSIAGAETVAAAALHRATVAGEPDAVARLVDLETAVEVLSGKIEFESGEEGREAEILTHLLRTAIAETVRKRFRGIDFALLIDAIEDGRMVTTGTKITARSFLDGLPVLGESDLYDQIGARVYESTGGPKNDGQLASAVELALEGLFLARKIGKDTEGGETIYG, from the coding sequence GTGACTGCCGCACCCACGATCAGCACCCTCGGCCAGCTTCGCGCGAGTGGCCATGTGTTCAAGTCGCTCCGCCAGGAGATCCGCGACAACCTGCTGGCGAAGCTGGCCGCCGGAGAGGACCCCTGGCCCGGCCTGCACGGGCTGGAGGACACCGTCATCCCGCAGCTCGAGCGTGCCCTGATCGCCGGGCACGACGTCGTCCTGCTGGGCGAGCGTGGCCAGGGAAAGACCAGGCTGCTGCGTACGTTGGTGGGGTTGCTCGACGAGTGGACCCCGGTCATCGAGGGATCCGAGCTCGGCGAGCACCCCTACGAGCCCGTCAGCGTCGGATCCCAGCGGTTGGCGGCGACGGCCGGTGACGCGCTGCCGATCGCGTGGAAGCACCGCTCCGAGCGCTACTCGGAGAAGCTGGCCACGCCCGACACCTCGGTGGCCGACCTGATCGGCGACGTCGACCCGATGAAGGTGGCCGAGGGTCGCTCGCTGGGTGACCCGGAGACGATCCACTTCGGGCTGATCCCGCGCTCCCACCGCGGCATCGTCGCGATCAACGAGCTGCCCGACCTCGCCGAGCGGATCCAGGTGGCGATGCTCAACGTGATGGAGGAGCGCGACATCCAGATCCGCGGCTACGTGCTGCGGCTGCCGCTCGACCTGCTCGTCGTCGCCTCCGCGAACCCGGAGGACTACACCAACCGCGGCCGGATCATCACGCCGCTCAAGGACCGCTTCGGCGCCGAGATCCGCACCCACTATCCGCGCGAGCTCGAGGCGGAGATGGCGGTGATCCGGCAGGAGGCCGCCTTGGTCGCCGACGTGCCGGACCATCTCCTCGAGATCCTGGCCGTCTTCACCCGTCATCTGCGTGGCTCCTCCGCGATCGACCAGCGCTCCGGGGTCTCCGCGCGCTTCTCGATCGCGGGGGCGGAGACCGTCGCCGCCGCCGCGCTCCACCGGGCCACCGTGGCGGGGGAGCCCGATGCCGTCGCTCGTCTCGTCGATCTGGAGACCGCCGTCGAGGTGCTCTCCGGCAAGATCGAGTTCGAGTCCGGCGAGGAGGGCCGCGAGGCGGAGATCCTCACCCACCTGCTGCGTACGGCCATCGCCGAGACCGTCCGCAAGCGCTTCCGCGGCATCGACTTCGCGCTGCTCATCGACGCCATCGAGGACGGCCGCATGGTCACCACCGGCACCAAGATCACCGCCCGCTCCTTCTTGGACGGTCTCCCGGTCCTGGGCGAGTCCGACCTCTACGACCAGATCGGCGCCCGCGTCTACGAGTCCACCGGCGGTCCCAAGAACGACGGCCAGCTCGCCAGCGCAGTGGAGCTGGCCCTGGAAGGCCTGTTCCTGGCCAGAAAGATCGGCAAGGACACCGAGGGTGGGGAGACGATCTACGGCTGA
- a CDS encoding BTAD domain-containing putative transcriptional regulator produces MTDVSICLLGPLVVTLAGEPVEIPGRRPRTLLALLALEAGTPLSADLLADRIWGEDLPDNPRGSLHTYIGRLRRVLGKEVVRRAAGGYILDLPRSSVDALAFIDLLDTAQGPEAYERLEEAIELWRADPFDDSAGESLAERTRPWLVDRYLAALEHRAELDIAAGRAAKAVADVRRVVGDHPLRESLWAVLLDALDTAGRTAEALEAYEEVRARLADELGTDPGAELRSTFTRLLSGASPTAPEVEDPEGQATVPAQRVSEEDMLPRQLPADILSFSGREAELRLLDAVTISHDAGWPSVVAVHGIGAVGKTALAVHWARSRTEHFPDGQLFIDLRGYGPGDPLSHAQALTTLLIGLGVDVASVPAEVDAASALLRTTLAQRRMLLVLDNARDSAHVRPLLPGSDSLALVTSRSQLRGLATREGARRIALDTLAPAESAAFLKQRFVDRPASEADIRALADRCGHLPLALAVAAERCSRYPDLSLTDLLAELDGETSRLAALEAPLDPISDLRAVFSWSYDSLDEESRRAFRLLGLRPGHEIGMPAMAALFAADIATARRLVDKLVDANLVREHRPGRFVLHDLIRDYALELGSAEESGEALLRLVSWYTHSLVAASEADGRSFRLMTLDPVVAGVTPLSFATSQQARAWGDREWLTMGSAVRLAVRAGLLCPAYQLVNKMFSLSMRHPPAETVPLQELGLDAALRAGQHVDAAYLRNQVGISRARAGDLTRAIPEFRGAAEVFREAGTAAGLEMALSNCGQALSMIGSLDEAVAVLEEAYAVADAAGMDDRARASRIGLAEVYVRMERYEDAVRLVEDEIGRGPVDVDSSASPRMTLVDALIGLRRHAEAETHLRLELAHRLEERNRWAEANVLVRRAVIERETDRAAQARATLQEVVVILDEVGELDRTALTKERVEELLATVEASASASAGRDVDASATQGLGGGVALRP; encoded by the coding sequence GTGACGGATGTGAGCATCTGTCTGCTGGGCCCGCTCGTCGTCACGCTCGCAGGCGAGCCCGTGGAGATCCCAGGACGCCGCCCACGCACCCTGTTGGCCCTGCTGGCTCTCGAGGCCGGCACGCCGCTCTCCGCCGACCTCCTCGCCGACCGGATCTGGGGCGAGGACCTCCCCGACAACCCGCGTGGCAGCCTGCACACCTACATCGGGCGGCTGCGTCGCGTGCTCGGCAAGGAGGTCGTACGCCGCGCCGCCGGCGGCTACATCCTCGACCTGCCGCGCTCGTCCGTGGACGCGCTCGCCTTCATCGACCTGCTCGACACGGCCCAAGGGCCCGAGGCGTACGAGCGGCTGGAGGAAGCCATCGAGCTGTGGCGCGCCGACCCGTTCGACGACTCCGCGGGGGAGTCTCTCGCCGAGCGCACCCGGCCATGGCTGGTCGACCGCTATCTCGCCGCCTTGGAGCATCGCGCGGAGCTCGACATCGCCGCAGGCCGTGCGGCGAAGGCGGTTGCCGACGTGCGCCGGGTGGTGGGTGACCATCCGCTGCGCGAGTCCCTGTGGGCGGTGCTCCTGGACGCACTGGACACCGCGGGACGCACGGCCGAGGCGCTGGAGGCCTACGAGGAGGTCCGGGCGCGGCTGGCCGACGAGCTCGGCACCGACCCCGGTGCGGAGTTGCGCTCGACGTTCACCCGACTGCTGTCCGGCGCGTCGCCGACGGCTCCGGAGGTCGAGGACCCCGAGGGGCAGGCGACGGTGCCCGCACAGCGGGTCTCGGAGGAGGACATGCTGCCGCGGCAGCTTCCGGCCGACATCCTCAGCTTCTCGGGGCGGGAGGCAGAGCTCCGGCTGCTGGACGCGGTCACGATCTCCCACGACGCCGGCTGGCCGAGCGTGGTCGCCGTGCACGGCATCGGGGCGGTGGGGAAGACCGCTCTCGCCGTGCACTGGGCACGGAGCCGGACCGAGCACTTCCCCGACGGGCAGCTCTTCATCGACCTACGTGGCTACGGACCGGGTGATCCGCTCTCGCACGCCCAGGCGCTCACGACCCTGCTGATCGGGCTGGGTGTCGACGTCGCCTCGGTGCCGGCCGAGGTGGATGCGGCCTCGGCCCTGCTGCGTACGACCCTCGCCCAGCGGCGCATGCTCCTGGTGCTCGACAACGCGCGCGACTCCGCTCACGTACGGCCCCTGCTTCCGGGCAGCGACTCGCTGGCGCTGGTGACCAGCCGGAGCCAGCTGCGTGGCCTGGCCACCCGTGAAGGCGCCCGGCGGATCGCGCTGGACACTCTCGCCCCGGCGGAGTCGGCGGCCTTCCTGAAGCAGCGGTTCGTCGACCGGCCCGCGAGCGAGGCGGACATACGTGCGCTCGCGGACCGGTGCGGGCACCTGCCGTTGGCCCTCGCGGTCGCGGCGGAGCGCTGCAGCCGCTATCCCGACCTCTCGTTGACCGATCTGCTGGCCGAGCTCGACGGTGAGACCAGCCGCCTGGCCGCGCTGGAGGCACCGCTCGATCCCATCTCGGATCTGCGCGCGGTCTTCTCGTGGTCCTACGACTCCCTCGACGAGGAGTCGCGGCGTGCCTTCCGCCTCCTCGGCCTCCGTCCCGGACACGAGATCGGGATGCCGGCGATGGCGGCGCTCTTCGCCGCCGACATCGCGACCGCACGGCGCCTGGTCGACAAGCTGGTCGACGCCAACCTCGTCCGTGAGCACCGACCGGGCCGCTTCGTGCTCCACGACCTGATCCGCGACTACGCGCTGGAGCTGGGCTCGGCGGAGGAGTCCGGCGAGGCGTTGCTGCGGCTGGTGAGCTGGTACACCCACTCCCTGGTGGCGGCCTCCGAGGCCGACGGCCGGTCGTTCCGGCTGATGACCCTCGACCCCGTCGTCGCCGGGGTGACGCCACTGAGCTTCGCCACCTCGCAGCAGGCCCGCGCCTGGGGCGACCGGGAGTGGCTGACGATGGGGAGTGCCGTACGTCTCGCTGTGCGAGCCGGGCTGCTGTGTCCCGCCTATCAGCTGGTCAACAAGATGTTCAGCCTCTCGATGAGGCACCCACCTGCCGAGACCGTGCCCCTCCAGGAGCTCGGTCTCGATGCCGCCCTCCGCGCGGGTCAGCACGTCGACGCGGCCTACCTCCGCAACCAGGTCGGGATCAGCCGGGCACGCGCCGGCGACCTGACGAGAGCGATCCCGGAGTTCCGCGGCGCGGCCGAGGTGTTCCGCGAGGCCGGCACCGCGGCCGGCCTGGAGATGGCGCTCTCCAACTGCGGCCAGGCGCTGAGCATGATCGGCTCCCTCGACGAGGCCGTCGCGGTCCTCGAGGAGGCGTACGCCGTCGCGGACGCGGCCGGGATGGACGACCGTGCCCGGGCCAGCCGGATCGGGCTGGCCGAGGTCTATGTCCGGATGGAGCGCTACGAGGACGCCGTGCGGCTGGTCGAGGACGAGATCGGTCGCGGCCCGGTCGACGTCGACTCCTCCGCCTCGCCGCGGATGACCCTGGTCGACGCTCTGATCGGCCTGCGGCGCCATGCCGAGGCCGAGACCCACCTGCGGCTGGAGCTGGCCCACCGCCTCGAGGAGCGCAACCGGTGGGCTGAGGCCAACGTCCTCGTACGCCGCGCCGTGATCGAGCGCGAGACCGATCGCGCCGCCCAGGCGCGCGCGACGCTCCAGGAGGTCGTCGTCATCCTGGACGAGGTGGGGGAGCTGGACCGCACCGCGCTGACCAAGGAGCGGGTCGAAGAGCTGCTCGCCACCGTCGAGGCATCCGCATCCGCATCCGCGGGTCGGGACGTCGACGCCTCGGCCACCCAAGGGTTGGGCGGCGGCGTAGCGTTGCGTCCGTGA
- a CDS encoding GNAT family N-acetyltransferase, whose product MELPTGWTAKVPDLDDLPALLRLRAVDKTPFEGSGKVDADAIAGEIAGPASWTRQQSVAIDPDGHVRAWAIAHDRAAGRTLVYLYVDRTIAQAAEVAAGLYAWLAEQARSMAVLRGIAESHLDASPFADDTVQREWLAAAGFTNRRTWLHMSRPVLPDEKVPDLREGVAIRPVETHENGMPVAADLQTVHQTLEESFQDHFNSYRESFPEFVQRLREDPGHRWDHWWLAYVADPEAGTEDGAWLPAGSLVASVLPANAAGVEGTYVEYIGVNRLARGRGVAKGLLYTVIGDAIERGRDRVSLEVDADSPTGADGLYKSMGWVTDYVTESWHKDVTV is encoded by the coding sequence GTGGAACTCCCTACCGGATGGACGGCCAAGGTCCCTGACCTCGATGATCTCCCCGCACTCCTGAGGCTTCGAGCGGTCGACAAGACACCGTTCGAGGGTTCCGGAAAGGTCGACGCCGACGCCATCGCCGGCGAGATCGCCGGACCTGCCTCTTGGACCCGCCAGCAGAGCGTGGCGATCGATCCGGACGGTCACGTACGTGCCTGGGCCATCGCCCACGACCGCGCCGCGGGGCGCACGCTCGTCTACCTCTACGTCGACCGCACCATCGCCCAGGCCGCGGAGGTGGCGGCCGGGCTCTATGCCTGGCTCGCCGAGCAGGCCCGGTCGATGGCCGTGCTGCGCGGCATCGCCGAGTCCCACCTCGACGCGAGCCCGTTCGCCGACGACACCGTGCAGCGGGAGTGGCTGGCGGCCGCGGGATTCACCAACCGCCGCACCTGGTTGCACATGAGCCGGCCGGTGCTTCCCGACGAGAAGGTGCCCGATCTGCGTGAGGGGGTCGCCATCCGTCCGGTGGAGACCCACGAGAACGGCATGCCGGTGGCGGCCGATCTGCAGACCGTCCACCAGACCCTCGAGGAGTCCTTCCAGGACCACTTCAACTCCTACCGGGAGAGCTTTCCGGAGTTCGTGCAGCGGCTGCGCGAGGACCCGGGTCATCGCTGGGACCACTGGTGGCTGGCGTACGTCGCCGACCCCGAGGCCGGGACGGAGGATGGTGCCTGGCTGCCGGCCGGGTCGCTGGTCGCCTCGGTCCTCCCCGCCAACGCGGCGGGGGTCGAGGGGACCTATGTCGAGTACATCGGCGTCAACCGCCTCGCCCGCGGCCGCGGGGTGGCCAAGGGCCTGCTCTACACCGTCATCGGCGACGCGATCGAGCGTGGGCGCGACCGGGTCTCGCTCGAGGTCGACGCCGACAGCCCCACCGGCGCCGACGGGCTCTACAAGTCGATGGGCTGGGTGACCGACTACGTCACCGAGTCCTGGCACAAGGACGTCACGGTCTAG
- a CDS encoding YchJ family protein codes for MSAFGTASTGSSLSQECPCGSGKRYAMCCHRLHRGGALAETPEELMRSRYAAYALGDWDYIFRTWHPGTRPDDLGVAAPDPRLTWTGLEIEGSGLDDDTHGWVAFRASYRAPSGDGVLAEHSRFEVRAGRWLYVDGEIADD; via the coding sequence ATGTCCGCCTTCGGCACCGCCTCCACCGGATCGTCCCTGTCCCAGGAGTGCCCGTGTGGCAGCGGGAAGCGCTATGCGATGTGCTGCCACCGGCTGCACCGTGGCGGTGCCCTGGCCGAGACTCCGGAGGAGCTGATGCGCAGCCGCTATGCGGCGTACGCCCTCGGGGACTGGGACTACATCTTCCGCACCTGGCACCCGGGGACCCGCCCGGACGATCTGGGCGTGGCCGCACCCGACCCGCGACTGACGTGGACAGGCCTCGAGATCGAGGGCTCCGGCCTCGACGACGACACCCACGGCTGGGTGGCCTTCCGGGCCTCCTACCGGGCCCCGTCAGGCGACGGCGTGCTCGCCGAGCACAGCCGGTTCGAGGTGCGTGCCGGACGGTGGCTCTATGTCGACGGTGAGATAGCGGACGATTGA
- a CDS encoding TSUP family transporter, which yields MPEETLNVLALLALAALAAGYVDAVVGGGGLIQLPALLLFLPGAAPVQILATNKLASIFGTSISAATYYRRVGPDPKTFIPLMILAFVGSALGAGVASYLPETVFEPIVLIALILVGAWVLFKPSLGEMTALKYDDHRHVIGAMLVGFAVGFYDGALGPGTGSFLVIGLVGLLGYSFLEASAKAKMANVATNLAALMVFIPQGAVLWKTGLVMGVCNLIGGYLGARTAVAKGAGFVRVFFIVVVAGFIIRIGGSVLGLW from the coding sequence GTGCCAGAGGAGACCCTGAACGTACTCGCCCTTCTCGCTCTCGCGGCGCTGGCCGCCGGGTACGTGGACGCGGTGGTCGGCGGGGGTGGGCTGATCCAGCTCCCGGCGCTGCTGCTGTTCCTCCCCGGCGCCGCGCCGGTGCAGATCCTGGCGACCAACAAGCTGGCCTCGATCTTCGGCACCTCGATCAGCGCGGCGACCTACTACCGGCGGGTGGGGCCGGACCCGAAGACCTTCATCCCGCTCATGATCCTCGCTTTCGTCGGCTCCGCTCTGGGGGCAGGGGTGGCCTCGTACCTTCCCGAGACGGTCTTCGAGCCCATCGTCCTGATCGCGCTGATCCTGGTCGGCGCCTGGGTGCTCTTCAAGCCGTCCCTGGGCGAGATGACGGCCTTGAAGTACGACGACCACCGGCACGTGATCGGCGCGATGCTGGTCGGGTTCGCGGTCGGCTTCTACGACGGCGCGTTAGGTCCGGGGACCGGGAGCTTCCTGGTGATCGGGCTCGTCGGCCTCCTCGGCTACTCCTTCCTCGAGGCGAGCGCGAAGGCGAAGATGGCCAACGTCGCCACCAACCTCGCGGCGCTGATGGTCTTCATCCCGCAGGGTGCGGTGCTTTGGAAGACCGGCCTGGTGATGGGGGTGTGCAACCTGATCGGCGGCTACCTCGGGGCGCGGACCGCGGTGGCGAAGGGGGCCGGGTTCGTCCGAGTCTTCTTCATCGTCGTGGTCGCCGGGTTCATCATCCGCATCGGCGGCAGCGTGCTGGGACTGTGGTGA